From Quercus lobata isolate SW786 chromosome 1, ValleyOak3.0 Primary Assembly, whole genome shotgun sequence, one genomic window encodes:
- the LOC115982107 gene encoding extensin-like, with translation MATNSNQALLSTLFLALIFLNFPAAIRPDNACPYPCYPPPTGPGNTPTTPVATTSPPPPYQIESYPPPAGYNPTTPTGNLPYYTPPPPFDSNLGGAPPPPDPILPYFPYYFREPLHGEAQSSATTLGRPIWVMMAMVNLLVFIFLFSSYV, from the coding sequence ATGGCAACAAACTCAAACCAAGCTCTCCTCTCCACCCTCTTCTTGGCCTTAATCTTTCTCAATTTTCCGGCAGCCATAAGGCCCGACAACGCGTGCCCATACCCGTGTTATCCACCACCCACCGGCCCTGGCAACACCCCGACAACTCCGGTGGCCACAACATCGCCGCCACCGCCATACCAAATAGAGTCATACCCACCTCCAGCTGGATACAACCCTACTACACCAACAGGGAATTTACCATATTACACTCCACCACCACCTTTCGATTCTAATTTAGGTGGTGCCCCTCCCCCTCCTGACCCTATATTGCCCTACTTCCCATACTATTTCAGAGAACCTCTTCATGGAGAGGCTCAGTCATCAGCTACTACACTTGGAAGACCAATATGGGTTATGATGGCCATGGTTaatcttcttgtttttatttttcttttttcttcctatgTATAA
- the LOC115982925 gene encoding leucine-rich repeat extensin-like protein 6, whose product MHPFKFNPLWLLNLFLVIVVFTIPGSADEKCSACTQSSPPPPSPSPPPPSPPPPSPCPPPPSPPAQPPPEVLPPPTPKKPSTTYCPPPPASMIYITGPPGTLYPIDDHFNNGGSQNSATVLSVLVSCGLLGLLAFW is encoded by the coding sequence ATGCATCCTTTCAAATTCAATCCACTGTGGCTACTAAATTTGTTCCTTGTAATTGTTGTTTTCACAATCCCGGGGTCAGCTGATGAAAAGTGCTCAGCTTGCACTCAAAGCTCTCCACCACCACCGTCACcgtcaccaccaccaccgtcaCCACCACCGCCGTCGCCATGTCCACCGCCACCGTCACCGCCAGCTCAGCCACCACCAGAAGTACTGCCGCCACCTACTCCCAAAAAGCCGTCAACCACATACTGCCCTCCTCCTCCAGCATCAATGATATACATAACTGGTCCACCGGGTACTTTGTACCCTATTGATGATCATTTCAATAATGGTGGTAGCCAGAATTCAGCCACGGTGTTGTCTGTTTTGGTCAGCTGCGGATTGTTGGGTCTTCTTGCTTTTTGGTGA